The following coding sequences are from one Borreliella valaisiana VS116 window:
- a CDS encoding chromosome replication/partitioning protein — MEIKINKRNLSESVNEEEQALIHYNKLKEKLNINFQKEIYCKLEAMKVLKEIKDKEYYKLDNYSSFDDFAKDYRLARTQTYKYLKIATAIEEGLIEEKYVVKNGINETICLLKTKESPSLKKSNQNPIKPLRFQLKKEESYSFYKKNAKLTSFLLEKIFFEEKDFLLKIIEEFKTSRNKRK, encoded by the coding sequence GTGGAGATAAAGATAAATAAAAGGAATTTATCTGAGAGTGTTAACGAAGAAGAACAAGCACTTATTCATTATAATAAGCTTAAAGAAAAATTAAACATCAATTTTCAAAAAGAAATTTATTGTAAACTAGAAGCAATGAAGGTTTTAAAAGAAATTAAAGATAAAGAATATTATAAACTTGACAACTATTCTAGTTTTGATGATTTTGCAAAAGACTACAGACTTGCTCGAACTCAAACATATAAGTATCTAAAAATTGCAACAGCAATAGAAGAAGGTTTGATTGAAGAGAAGTATGTGGTTAAAAACGGGATCAATGAGACAATTTGTTTGCTTAAAACAAAAGAAAGTCCGAGTTTAAAAAAATCTAACCAAAACCCAATAAAACCGCTGAGATTTCAGCTTAAAAAGGAAGAATCTTATTCTTTTTATAAAAAAAATGCTAAGCTTACAAGCTTTCTTTTGGAAAAAATTTTTTTTGAGGAAAAAGATTTTTTATTAAAAAT